TCCACTCGGAAGGGGCGGCGCGGGCCGCCCCTTTTGCGTGGCGGATGCGCACCCGCGCGTGGCCGGGGCGACAACGGGCATGGACGGCCCCCTGCGCCTTCGGGTAGCATGGCCCGGCAGTTCGGAACACGCATCACCCCAGTATCGGAAGTACCATGGCCAACAACACGTCCCCCTCCAGTGGTGCCCCCAAGCGCGGCCGCGCCGCTGCCACCGCAACGGACGCCCCGCCCGCGCCGCAAGACCCGCGCGAGGCCGTGGCCCCGCTGCTGGCCCCCCGGCATCAACGCACCGTGGGCCACCTGCACGCGCTGGCCGCATCGCCGCCGCAGGTGGTGCTGGCCGAAGGGGGCACCGCACCGGAGCGCATGGCCCTGGCCCTGTACTGGGCGGCGCTGCTGAACTGCGAGGCGCCGGACGATGCCTCACCCGGCGGGCGTCCCTGCCTGTCCTGCCCGTCGTGCACGCGCATGGCCGGGGGCGGCCATCGCGACCTCATCGTGCTGGACGGCAACAAGCCCAGCGCCGAGGAAGGTTCCTTTTCCATAGAGAACGTGCGCGCGCTGCGCGGCCTTTTGGGCGAACCCCCGCGCGAGGGCCGCAGGCGCGTGGTGGTGCTGGTGGACGCCCACACCCGCGTGGAGGCGGCCAACGGCCTGCTGAAATCGCTGGAGGAACCCCGCCCCACCACCTGTTTCGTGCTGCTGGCCCCCCAGCGCGAGCGGCTGCTGCCCACTCTGGTGTCGCGCAGTTTCGTGCTCACGCTGGCCTGGCCCACTGATGCCACCCCGCCGCCCCCTGCGGTGCGCGACTGGCTGGATGCGCTGGTGGAATTCATCCAGACCGGTGGCGGCTGGATGGAACGGACATCCCGCAAGGGTGATCTGGATGCCCCGCTTGCCGCCGCCGTGGTGCTGCACTGCCAGCGTGCCCTGGCCGACGTGCTGGCCGGGCGTGCCGCCGACCCTCTGGGCCGCCTTCTGGCAGAGCGCATGGACCTGGCCCGGCTGCGCCGCTGCGACGAGGCCCTGGCCGCCGCGCAGGAGGCCCTGTCCCTGAATCCCAGCCCGGTGAACCCGGCCCTGGTCATGGACTGGCTGGCCACCCGGATGTTCCTGGGCGTCCGGTAGGGGCACCGCCGGGGCTGCCTTCCGCGCGGCCTCCATCGCCTTCCATTCTCCGCATCCGGAGTTTTCTGCCTGCCCCTCGGCATGTAGCCCGTCGAGCGCGAGCGCTCGGCCTCCCTCGGTCTGTACCTGCCCTGTCCGGCAGGGAAAACCCCCACGGGAAATGCGGGCAACAATCTGTAACATAATGTCTTTATTCTCTGATTTCCGTGCGCGTCGGGTCGTGCGGCATTGCGCAGCCCCTGCCGAGCGTGTAGCATCCGGTCGACACACCGACATATGACGCGCCGGGGAGGCCGCATGAACATGACCGCAGAAGCGCCGCATACGGTGCTGATCATCGAGGACAGCAACGTACAGTCCAAGATCATCCGCAAGCAGATTCAGGCGCTTACCCAGTTCGACACGCTCATTGCCCACAGCATGCAGGAAGCAGAGACCCTGCTGCGCGACAATGGCCAGCAGATTTTCATTGCCGTCATCGACCTGAACCTGCCCGATGCCCCCGACGGCGAGGCCGTGGACCTGTGCCTGGCCTGGAAGGTGCCGTCCATCGTGCTGACCGCCACCTTCAACGACGATATCCGCCGGCGGTTCATCGAGCGGCGCGTGGTGGACTACTTCTTCAAGGGCTCCATCCAGGACATGGACCCCATGGTGGCCAGCCTGGAGCGGGTGTTCAAGAACCAGTTCATCACCGCGCTGGTGGTGGACGATTCGCGCACCCAGCGCGCCCAGATCAAAAAATTGCTGGAAGTGCAGCGTTTTCGTGTGCTGGAGGCCGGGGATGGCGTGGAAGCGCTGGCCGTGTTCGAGCAGAACCCGCATACCCGCCTGGTGATTACCGACTACCAGATGCCCAACATGGATGGCATAGAACTGGTGCGCGAGTTGCGCGGTCGCCACAAGATGGATCGCGTGGCCATCATCGGGGTGTCT
This portion of the Nitratidesulfovibrio sp. genome encodes:
- a CDS encoding DNA polymerase III subunit delta' gives rise to the protein MANNTSPSSGAPKRGRAAATATDAPPAPQDPREAVAPLLAPRHQRTVGHLHALAASPPQVVLAEGGTAPERMALALYWAALLNCEAPDDASPGGRPCLSCPSCTRMAGGGHRDLIVLDGNKPSAEEGSFSIENVRALRGLLGEPPREGRRRVVVLVDAHTRVEAANGLLKSLEEPRPTTCFVLLAPQRERLLPTLVSRSFVLTLAWPTDATPPPPAVRDWLDALVEFIQTGGGWMERTSRKGDLDAPLAAAVVLHCQRALADVLAGRAADPLGRLLAERMDLARLRRCDEALAAAQEALSLNPSPVNPALVMDWLATRMFLGVR
- a CDS encoding response regulator, which translates into the protein MNMTAEAPHTVLIIEDSNVQSKIIRKQIQALTQFDTLIAHSMQEAETLLRDNGQQIFIAVIDLNLPDAPDGEAVDLCLAWKVPSIVLTATFNDDIRRRFIERRVVDYFFKGSIQDMDPMVASLERVFKNQFITALVVDDSRTQRAQIKKLLEVQRFRVLEAGDGVEALAVFEQNPHTRLVITDYQMPNMDGIELVRELRGRHKMDRVAIIGVSSVGSGPLTAQFLKNGSNDFLTKPFEVEEFYWRVNHNMDVLDMICDLKSCMETLETR